The Agrobacterium vitis genome has a segment encoding these proteins:
- a CDS encoding glycosyltransferase family 4 protein, translating to MPQPTKIVVLLKGYPRLSETFIAQELLGLEQAGFALELVAMRRPTDKKRHPVHDEIQAPVHYLPEYLHEEPGRVLKALWAVRRLPGFRPVLTQFFKDLRRDFSRNRFRRLGQAMVLVAEWPGKADWLHAHFIHTPASVAFYASLLGSRGFSVSAHAKDIWTSESWDLADKLAHAAWVVTCTKVGFDRLSALADGRDSVHLSYHGLDLDRFPHFEGVRPARDGSDSADPLRLLSVGRAVKKKGYDVLLRALSALPADLNWHFTHIGGGDELVRLQALADQLGIASRITWKGAMDQRDVLTHYRESDLFALACRITADGDRDGLPNVLVEAASQGLMPVSTTVSGISELFVDGENGLLVEPDDAQALALALEKAMRDPALRARLGSAAEGKVRRDFDYRNSIRDLTDLFSGRQ from the coding sequence GTGCCGCAGCCAACAAAGATTGTCGTTTTACTGAAAGGCTATCCGCGCCTGTCGGAAACCTTTATCGCCCAGGAATTGCTAGGCCTGGAGCAGGCCGGATTTGCACTGGAGCTGGTGGCCATGCGCCGCCCAACCGATAAGAAGCGTCATCCCGTCCATGATGAAATCCAGGCACCGGTGCATTACCTGCCGGAATATCTGCATGAAGAACCGGGGCGCGTGCTGAAAGCCCTGTGGGCCGTGCGGCGTCTGCCCGGTTTTCGCCCGGTTCTCACGCAGTTTTTCAAGGATCTGCGGCGCGATTTCTCTCGCAACAGGTTTCGCCGTCTGGGTCAGGCCATGGTGCTGGTGGCCGAATGGCCTGGCAAGGCGGATTGGCTACATGCGCATTTCATCCACACGCCCGCCTCGGTCGCCTTTTATGCCAGCCTGCTTGGCAGTAGAGGCTTCAGCGTTTCGGCCCATGCCAAGGATATCTGGACATCGGAAAGCTGGGATCTGGCCGACAAGCTGGCCCATGCGGCCTGGGTGGTGACTTGCACAAAAGTCGGCTTCGACCGGTTGAGCGCTCTGGCCGATGGGCGTGACAGCGTCCACCTGAGCTATCACGGGCTCGATCTTGATCGGTTTCCGCATTTCGAGGGCGTGCGTCCGGCTCGTGACGGTTCCGACTCCGCCGATCCGCTGCGGTTGCTATCGGTTGGCCGTGCGGTGAAAAAGAAGGGCTATGATGTGCTGCTGCGGGCGCTTTCAGCGCTTCCCGCCGATCTCAACTGGCATTTTACCCATATCGGTGGCGGTGACGAACTGGTTCGGTTGCAGGCCTTGGCGGATCAGCTTGGCATTGCCAGTCGCATCACCTGGAAAGGCGCGATGGACCAGCGCGATGTGCTGACCCATTACCGCGAAAGCGATCTTTTCGCACTTGCCTGCCGGATCACCGCCGATGGCGACCGCGATGGCCTGCCGAATGTGCTGGTGGAGGCTGCAAGCCAAGGGCTGATGCCGGTCAGCACCACGGTCTCGGGGATATCCGAACTGTTTGTCGATGGCGAAAATGGACTGCTGGTGGAGCCTGATGATGCGCAGGCGCTGGCTTTGGCGCTGGAAAAAGCCATGCGTGATCCGGCCTTGCGCGCCCGGCTCGGGTCCGCCGCCGAGGGCAAGGTGCGGCGTGATTTCGATTATCGCAACAGTATCCGTGACCTGACGGACTTGTTTTCTGGCCGTCAATAA
- a CDS encoding glycosyltransferase family protein yields the protein MTLRPKRVFFYVQHLLGIGHLARASRLAGAMAKSGMSVTLVTGGTAVKGFPGPGIEHVQLPAVVSATGFSGLVDSEGKPVDASFETSRSALLLAAFEAVRPDVVIIEAFPFGRRQVRFELLPLLDAIKATHPKPLLLSSVRDILQENRKPGRDKETVKLVQDHFDGVLVHGDPQFVELEETFPLAKTIHDKLHYTGLVAAPEPEPAEEVFDIVISAGGGAVGAALIEAALDARDSLGGDLGEQLRWCLITGPNLPESDYERFTQRAPGTVALYRFRPDFPALLPKAKLSISQAGYNTVCDLLRARCPALLVPFAAGGETEQTVRAEKLEALGLAVVIGEDGLNGEAMAKAITKALKLKFPKKLSVSLNGAAETARLVKELVEQRQAG from the coding sequence ATGACTCTTCGCCCGAAACGGGTTTTCTTTTATGTGCAGCATTTGCTGGGTATCGGTCATCTGGCCCGGGCCAGCCGATTGGCCGGGGCCATGGCAAAATCTGGCATGTCCGTGACGTTGGTGACAGGCGGAACGGCGGTCAAGGGATTTCCGGGACCGGGTATCGAGCATGTGCAATTGCCCGCCGTTGTCTCCGCCACGGGCTTTTCCGGTCTGGTCGATAGCGAAGGCAAGCCGGTTGATGCGAGTTTCGAGACAAGCCGGTCGGCCCTGCTGTTGGCGGCCTTCGAGGCGGTGCGGCCTGATGTGGTCATCATCGAGGCTTTTCCGTTTGGTCGCAGGCAGGTGCGCTTCGAGCTTTTGCCGCTGCTGGACGCGATCAAGGCCACGCATCCCAAGCCGTTGCTGCTGAGTTCGGTGCGCGACATCTTGCAGGAAAACCGCAAGCCCGGTCGCGACAAGGAAACCGTGAAATTGGTGCAGGACCATTTCGACGGCGTTCTGGTGCATGGCGATCCGCAATTCGTCGAGCTGGAAGAGACGTTTCCGCTGGCAAAGACCATTCATGACAAGCTGCATTATACCGGCCTGGTTGCCGCGCCCGAGCCGGAACCGGCAGAAGAGGTCTTCGACATCGTCATCTCGGCGGGGGGAGGGGCGGTTGGTGCCGCCTTGATCGAAGCGGCGCTGGATGCCCGCGATAGTCTCGGCGGTGATCTCGGTGAACAGCTGCGCTGGTGCCTGATTACCGGACCCAATCTGCCTGAGTCCGACTATGAGCGCTTCACCCAGCGCGCACCCGGCACCGTTGCGCTCTATCGCTTTCGCCCGGATTTCCCGGCCTTGTTGCCCAAGGCGAAACTGTCGATTTCACAGGCGGGATATAACACCGTCTGCGATCTGTTACGGGCCAGATGCCCGGCGCTGCTGGTGCCGTTTGCGGCAGGCGGCGAAACCGAGCAGACGGTGCGGGCGGAAAAACTGGAGGCGCTGGGCCTGGCCGTTGTCATCGGCGAGGACGGATTGAATGGCGAGGCCATGGCGAAGGCGATCACCAAGGCGCTGAAATTGAAGTTTCCTAAAAAACTGTCTGTTTCGCTGAACGGTGCCGCGGAAACGGCGCGGCTGGTCAAGGAGTTGGTGGAGCAACGGCAGGCGGGGTGA
- a CDS encoding NAD-dependent epimerase/dehydratase family protein: MRYFITGTAGFIGFHLARRLLQDGHTVTGYDGMTAYYNLKLKEARNAALAQFPNFTSVIGMLEDRDALERAVDQAKPDVIIHLAAQAGVRYSLENPKAYLDSNLIGSWNIVEIARQLQIGHLMLASTSSIYGANPQVPFRETDRADEPMTFYAASKKGMELMAHSYAHLYKVPTTAFRFFTVYGPWGRPDMALFKFMKAMLADEAIEIYGEGKMSRDFTYIDDLIDSVIALSAIAPSEENRVRIPENLDTLSHNAPFRVINIGGGQPIALMDFIETIETIMGRPTKRKMLSMQQGDVPRTFASPDLLVALTGQKPTTTLDVGVKATMDWYLEHYRQLGL; the protein is encoded by the coding sequence GTGCGCTATTTCATCACCGGCACCGCTGGCTTTATTGGCTTTCATCTGGCCCGTCGTTTGCTTCAGGATGGCCATACCGTCACCGGCTATGACGGCATGACCGCCTATTACAATCTGAAACTGAAAGAAGCCCGCAACGCTGCTCTTGCTCAGTTTCCAAATTTTACCAGCGTCATTGGCATGCTGGAGGACCGCGACGCGCTTGAGCGGGCCGTGGATCAGGCCAAGCCCGACGTCATCATCCACCTCGCCGCCCAGGCAGGGGTGCGCTACAGTCTCGAAAACCCGAAAGCCTATCTGGATTCCAACCTGATCGGCTCCTGGAACATTGTCGAAATCGCCAGGCAATTGCAGATCGGCCATTTGATGCTGGCCTCGACCTCATCGATTTATGGCGCCAATCCGCAAGTACCCTTCCGCGAAACCGACCGGGCCGACGAGCCTATGACCTTCTATGCCGCCAGCAAAAAAGGCATGGAGCTGATGGCGCACAGCTATGCCCATCTCTACAAAGTGCCGACCACAGCCTTCCGGTTCTTCACCGTCTATGGCCCATGGGGTCGCCCGGATATGGCACTGTTCAAGTTTATGAAGGCGATGCTGGCCGATGAAGCCATCGAGATCTATGGCGAAGGCAAGATGAGCCGCGATTTCACCTATATCGACGACCTGATCGACAGTGTGATCGCCCTCTCTGCCATTGCTCCCAGCGAGGAAAACCGGGTCCGCATCCCGGAAAACCTGGATACGCTCTCCCATAACGCGCCATTCCGCGTCATCAATATCGGCGGTGGCCAGCCGATCGCGCTGATGGATTTCATCGAGACCATCGAGACCATCATGGGCCGCCCGACGAAACGCAAAATGCTGTCGATGCAGCAGGGTGACGTGCCACGCACCTTCGCCAGCCCTGACCTGCTGGTGGCGCTCACCGGCCAGAAACCGACGACAACACTGGATGTTGGCGTCAAGGCCACCATGGACTGGTATCTGGAGCATTATCGCCAGCTTGGGCTGTGA
- a CDS encoding methyl-accepting chemotaxis protein, with protein MFIDRLLSRFRIQTKVLIFILPFVVTIGAVGFTGLYASGLLQGRMEISNSVLQSLSGFRDVSIAMTDFLDKTTEQSRNAVTEKLKEQQRVLKRTLDQLDSNADGRSELEKASTAVDGVVNHMGTLWSLHETESSLIKDMNQGTADIVAAQNDLTEALKKVTLSIQADETAAKQMLRDADKIALTSGFLTDINRKFGSLTTPEEKFDYVAANLTEMKTRQPPLAAALPEKNKSAARTIETIIKDLGDMVTAGDKSPEVAEAMATKLRNFTQLSAYLGLAAQQKMKDATARFGEMDVPLEKAQLLLTDGRGLIDAAYRFQITTASFMLAPTEQNLTSLRREFAGLKTALAALKGTSGSFGLYAPLEAKLSPAIALMEKASTELVKISQDRQTNFQTASTDLDRIWQQLTSFAEMQKVSAGEERRDANSISIGAMTLGLLISLFAGIGLVLTFKGPIGQITAAMRRLADGKLDTGISGEARVDEIGEMARALGVFKQNALSKIDIEQRSEAERNEAEEERRRNDAEKQAVDRQIEFAVNALAGGLGRLASGDISVTIDTPFTGRLEQLRVDFNTSLQNLQDTMRQIRANTYMIQRNAGEMTAAADDLAKRTEQQAASLEQTAAAVDEITVTVKSSTEQAQAANTIVAETKTAADTSSKVVASAIEAMGRIENASGQIVQIIDVIDEIAFQTNLLALNAGVEAARAGEAGKGFAVVAQEVRELAQRSANAAKDIKGLINTSSTEVAAGAKLVQRTGEVLSEISTKIVSVSQRVEAIALASRDQSTALGEVNSAVNGMDQMTQRNAAMVEETNAATRQLADEADTLMGLVDQFKLGADPRDRTQTRAA; from the coding sequence ATGTTCATAGATCGCTTGCTGTCGCGTTTCCGCATTCAGACCAAGGTGTTGATTTTCATCCTGCCCTTCGTCGTCACCATCGGCGCGGTCGGCTTCACCGGTCTCTACGCCTCCGGCCTGCTTCAGGGCCGGATGGAGATTTCCAACAGCGTATTGCAATCCTTGAGCGGATTTCGAGATGTCTCTATCGCGATGACAGACTTTCTCGACAAGACCACGGAACAAAGCCGCAATGCGGTCACCGAAAAACTGAAGGAACAGCAGCGGGTGCTCAAGCGCACGCTGGATCAACTCGATTCCAATGCCGATGGCCGAAGCGAGTTGGAAAAGGCTTCGACCGCCGTCGATGGCGTCGTCAACCACATGGGGACGCTCTGGTCGCTGCATGAAACGGAATCCAGCCTGATCAAGGACATGAACCAGGGAACAGCCGATATTGTCGCTGCCCAGAATGATCTCACCGAGGCCCTGAAGAAAGTCACCCTGTCGATCCAGGCCGACGAGACCGCCGCCAAGCAGATGTTGCGCGACGCCGACAAGATTGCACTGACCAGCGGCTTTCTGACGGATATCAATCGCAAATTCGGCAGCCTGACGACCCCGGAAGAGAAATTCGATTACGTCGCTGCCAATCTCACTGAGATGAAGACCCGCCAGCCACCTCTGGCCGCTGCCCTGCCGGAAAAGAACAAATCCGCCGCCCGTACCATCGAGACCATCATCAAGGATCTCGGCGACATGGTCACAGCAGGCGACAAATCTCCTGAAGTGGCCGAGGCCATGGCGACCAAGCTGCGGAATTTTACCCAGCTTTCCGCCTATCTCGGCCTTGCCGCACAACAGAAAATGAAGGATGCCACAGCCCGCTTCGGCGAAATGGACGTGCCGCTGGAAAAGGCGCAGCTGCTTTTGACCGATGGGCGCGGCCTGATCGATGCCGCCTACAGGTTCCAGATCACCACCGCCAGCTTCATGCTGGCACCGACCGAGCAGAATCTCACAAGCCTGCGCAGGGAATTCGCCGGGTTAAAAACAGCGCTCGCGGCACTCAAAGGCACATCCGGCTCCTTTGGTCTCTATGCGCCGCTTGAAGCCAAGCTGTCACCCGCCATCGCCCTGATGGAAAAGGCCAGCACCGAATTGGTCAAGATCAGCCAGGATCGTCAGACCAATTTCCAGACCGCCAGCACCGATCTCGACCGAATCTGGCAGCAGCTGACGTCTTTTGCTGAAATGCAAAAAGTCAGCGCTGGGGAAGAACGCCGTGACGCCAATTCGATTTCCATCGGCGCCATGACCCTCGGCCTGCTGATTTCACTGTTTGCCGGTATCGGCCTTGTTCTTACCTTCAAGGGGCCGATCGGTCAGATCACCGCGGCCATGCGCCGTCTGGCCGATGGCAAGCTGGACACTGGCATCAGCGGGGAAGCCCGCGTCGATGAAATCGGCGAAATGGCCCGCGCGCTCGGCGTGTTCAAACAGAATGCGCTGTCGAAGATCGATATCGAGCAGCGTAGCGAGGCTGAGCGCAATGAGGCCGAGGAAGAACGACGCCGTAACGATGCTGAAAAACAGGCCGTTGACCGGCAGATCGAATTTGCCGTCAATGCCCTTGCGGGGGGATTGGGGCGGCTGGCCAGCGGCGATATCTCCGTCACCATCGATACGCCTTTCACCGGCCGTCTCGAACAATTGCGCGTCGATTTCAACACGTCGCTGCAAAACCTTCAGGACACAATGCGCCAGATCCGCGCCAATACCTATATGATCCAGCGCAATGCGGGCGAAATGACCGCTGCCGCTGATGACTTGGCCAAACGCACCGAACAGCAGGCCGCATCGTTGGAACAGACCGCCGCCGCCGTCGATGAAATCACCGTCACGGTGAAATCTTCGACCGAACAGGCCCAGGCCGCTAACACCATCGTTGCCGAGACAAAAACCGCTGCCGATACCTCCTCCAAGGTTGTCGCAAGCGCCATTGAAGCCATGGGCCGGATCGAAAATGCCTCCGGCCAGATTGTCCAGATCATTGACGTCATCGACGAGATCGCCTTCCAGACCAACCTGCTTGCCCTGAACGCCGGCGTCGAAGCCGCCCGTGCTGGCGAAGCGGGCAAGGGCTTTGCGGTGGTTGCCCAGGAAGTGCGCGAATTGGCGCAACGCTCGGCCAATGCCGCCAAAGATATCAAGGGGCTGATCAACACGTCGAGCACGGAAGTCGCCGCCGGTGCAAAGCTGGTACAGCGCACGGGCGAAGTTCTTTCGGAAATCTCAACGAAAATCGTCAGCGTTTCACAGCGCGTCGAAGCGATTGCGCTGGCCAGCCGCGACCAGTCCACGGCCTTGGGCGAGGTCAATTCCGCCGTCAACGGCATGGACCAGATGACCCAGCGCAATGCCGCCATGGTCGAGGAAACCAATGCCGCCACCCGCCAATTGGCCGACGAAGCCGATACGCTGATGGGTCTGGTCGATCAGTTCAAGCTTGGTGCCGATCCAAGAGACCGCACGCAGACCAGAGCCGCCTAA
- the pbpC gene encoding penicillin-binding protein 1C translates to MRRGATFGLVLLACLLVGGAVWHGLNRLDAAFPPPLDAISPNSAELLDADGQLLRAFTTQEGRWRLKTVAADVDPLLVRMLVAYEDRRFYQHSGVDGLALGRAALQLIRHGRIVSGASTLSMQVARLIEPRKSRSFLAKTQQALRAIQIEHRLDKATILDLYLTHAPYGGNLEGVRAASLAYFGKEPKHLTPAQAALLVALPQLPERRRPDRFAENALAARDRVLARMEKAGIVSAQDRQLASAVPIPKTRLELPMLAAHVGDAERRKRPESLIYPTTLKKDVQAALETVARQAAQRLPPKVSVAILAADIRTGEILARVGSASYLDASRSGWIDMTRIKRSPGSTLKPLIYGLAFEQGLIAQDTVIEDRPADFAGYRPKNFDMHYQGDVTIRDALQLSLNVPAVRLLEAVGPSQLLARLKRADIRIDLPKAETPGLAIALGGAGTTLKDLVGLYAALARQGSAIRLRDCAIPGGAHVQPGRLLEPAAAWNITDILSGVAPPLGALTGRIAYKTGTSYGYRDGWSIGYDGRTVIGVWIGRADNSAIPGLTGYGTAATVLFEAFARSKLPQAPLPPPPEGALRIAKSDLTPGLRRFSRDASGLIALNAREKPPMIVYPPEGAHVELGRTADGAQLPLVLKLQAGRAPFRWLANGQALPDLARTRTTRWTPDGNGYSTLTVIDASGRSASVGIFLQ, encoded by the coding sequence ATGCGGCGCGGCGCGACATTCGGTTTGGTGCTACTTGCCTGCCTGCTTGTCGGCGGGGCGGTTTGGCATGGGCTGAACCGGCTGGATGCGGCCTTTCCTCCGCCACTTGATGCGATCAGCCCAAATTCGGCAGAACTTCTGGATGCCGATGGGCAATTGCTGCGGGCCTTCACCACGCAGGAGGGACGCTGGCGGCTAAAAACCGTGGCCGCCGATGTCGATCCGCTGCTTGTGCGCATGTTGGTCGCCTATGAGGACCGGCGTTTCTATCAGCATTCCGGCGTCGATGGGCTGGCGCTTGGCCGGGCGGCCCTTCAGCTCATCCGCCATGGCCGAATCGTGTCAGGTGCCTCAACGCTGTCCATGCAGGTGGCAAGGCTGATCGAACCTCGAAAATCACGTTCCTTTCTGGCCAAAACCCAGCAAGCGCTGCGGGCCATCCAGATCGAGCACCGGTTGGACAAGGCCACCATTCTCGATCTCTACCTGACCCATGCCCCCTATGGCGGCAATCTCGAAGGGGTGCGGGCCGCCTCGCTTGCCTATTTCGGCAAGGAGCCGAAACATCTGACGCCTGCGCAAGCAGCCCTGCTTGTCGCCCTGCCGCAATTGCCGGAACGGCGACGGCCCGACCGCTTTGCCGAGAATGCCCTTGCCGCCCGCGACCGGGTGCTGGCCCGCATGGAAAAAGCCGGCATTGTGTCTGCGCAGGACCGGCAATTGGCGAGCGCCGTGCCGATCCCGAAGACAAGGCTGGAATTGCCGATGCTCGCCGCCCATGTCGGCGATGCCGAGCGGCGCAAGCGGCCAGAAAGCCTGATCTATCCGACCACACTCAAAAAAGATGTGCAGGCCGCCCTGGAAACCGTGGCGAGACAAGCCGCCCAAAGACTGCCTCCAAAGGTCTCAGTGGCAATTCTCGCCGCCGACATCCGCACCGGCGAAATCCTCGCCCGGGTCGGTTCCGCGTCCTATCTCGATGCCAGCCGCTCCGGCTGGATCGACATGACGCGCATCAAGCGGTCACCAGGCTCGACGCTGAAACCGTTGATCTACGGCCTGGCTTTCGAACAGGGCTTGATTGCCCAGGATACGGTGATCGAGGATCGTCCCGCCGATTTCGCCGGCTATCGGCCGAAAAATTTCGACATGCATTATCAGGGCGACGTCACCATCCGCGATGCTCTTCAACTGTCGCTGAACGTGCCTGCGGTCCGCTTGCTGGAAGCGGTCGGCCCCTCGCAATTGCTCGCCCGGCTGAAACGAGCCGATATCAGGATCGATCTTCCCAAGGCGGAAACCCCTGGGCTGGCCATCGCGCTGGGCGGTGCCGGTACAACGCTGAAGGATCTCGTCGGGCTTTATGCCGCCCTTGCCCGGCAAGGCAGCGCCATCCGGCTGCGCGACTGCGCTATCCCCGGTGGCGCTCATGTTCAGCCCGGACGCCTGCTGGAACCGGCAGCGGCCTGGAACATCACCGATATCCTGTCTGGTGTCGCCCCGCCGCTTGGCGCGCTGACCGGTCGGATCGCCTATAAGACCGGCACCAGCTATGGCTACCGCGATGGCTGGTCGATCGGTTATGATGGCCGCACGGTGATTGGGGTTTGGATCGGCAGGGCGGATAACAGTGCCATTCCTGGCCTGACCGGCTACGGCACCGCAGCAACTGTGTTGTTTGAGGCTTTTGCCCGGTCCAAACTGCCGCAAGCCCCCCTGCCCCCGCCGCCAGAGGGCGCCTTGCGGATCGCCAAGAGCGATCTGACACCCGGCCTCAGGCGCTTTTCACGCGACGCCAGCGGCTTGATTGCCCTCAATGCCCGCGAAAAACCGCCGATGATCGTCTATCCGCCGGAAGGCGCCCATGTGGAACTTGGCCGGACCGCCGATGGCGCGCAACTTCCACTGGTGCTGAAACTTCAGGCGGGCCGTGCACCCTTCCGCTGGCTGGCCAATGGACAGGCCTTGCCGGATCTCGCTCGTACTCGCACCACTCGCTGGACACCCGATGGCAATGGTTACTCAACACTCACGGTGATCGATGCGAGCGGACGGAGTGCCAGCGTCGGTATTTTCCTTCAATAA